The DNA sequence TGGGCTCCTTCTAGGTGTCTCCATGGCCTGGAGCAGAACACGCAAGAGGGACCCAGGAGTCTGGATCCTGCCTGGAGTGTGGGCATACTGTGGTGGGTGGCGTCCCTTATCTTCTTCCTGTGATGAGAGAGtggcagggaaggaacctggcTGTGTCTTGTACACTGAAGACATGGAGGGGAAGAATGGCTTCTAGGGGAAACTTGCATGGGCTGGGAAGCCATTTCCCTCCCTTAGAAGCCAGACTTTTTGAAGACCTCAGCAGCCTGGGGAACATCAAACCCTGTATCATAAGTTTCAGCTGAAGGAGAGATGGCGGCTGGGTAGATGGGGCAGCAGGATGTTCACTCACTGCAAAGACTTGGTCTTCACCCCAGCTCCCTGCCTCTTCAGTGTGGCTCcagttcagcagcagcagcagtagcagcagcataGCAGCTGACTTGGAATCCatgctgccctctgcctcctgagtggccCCACGGTCTTCTTATACCTGatgtcccctacccccacctcagCAGCAGCCTGGGGGAAATCTAGACAAGCAATGGAAATGCATGGCTCTATTAAGAGCCACTTGGGACCCCCCTCCCATACGCCCCTGGGGACTTTCTGCTCTTAGCTTCCTACCCCCAGCCTaagcctggagttacagactttaTTAGATGCATAAATCTTGTCTCCGGAGCTCAGGAAGCGTTATTAATTGCAGACAGTTTGTCAGAGTTAGGTCCTGGGGGAACCTTAGAAGAAGCTCCAATCCTTCAACAGATTGGAGAAGCTTCAATTGATCATCTCTTGTTCCTGACTGGAGAAACTCCTGTCAGAATTGGGTATTATGTCCTGGATGGGAAGGAACTAGTGTTAAGAGCAGGCTAGGGTGAACCAGCTTGGTTCCTACTCCTGCCTGGAATGGGTGGTCAGGACCACAGCCCCCTTTCAGTCCCCACTGCTTCTAGTGAGGTTAAATGTGGGTTCAGTACCCTTTAAGATTTACCTGTGAATAATTAAGTGAGAGATAGGAGACCCTTTTTGGAGCCTGAGTAGAGGTGGCCTGTAAATTTTGTGGACAGGCCCATCTTTGCAAGAGAACTGGGGAATGGGCCTCCACAGCTGAAACTCTGCTGCCACCTTGTGGCCACTACTCTTTACTGCCACGTCCAGCCATTTCCCTTTTCATACATTTTGTCTAGGACTTCAGGACCGAGTTCTTTGGGGCCCAGGATTGTGACATTGTTCCAGTTCCCTCTGGTCAGCATGAGCTCTGCCTGGTTCTGGTTCTAACATACTACTGGAGCTGGCGACTAGGGTCCTGCTTTAGGGACAGACAATCACTCTAGGTCAGGGAAGGGTCCTTTAGAGGAGCTAGTCCTAACCTCACTTGCAAATGCAGACTCACATATTTGGAGACATACCATGTCTCTAGCCTAAACAGAAGAAGGACTGTGTCAGGATTCTACCCCATGAGCAAAGCAAGCTGCTCACACTCTTTTTCCTCACATATGGGAAGAGTAAAATGACTTACTTGCTAGGAGAAACATTTGGGATGCATTTTGTAGAAAAGCACAGACCCGGTGTTTTCACAATGTTAGCTCTGATTCCTTTGCCTTCCCCCCAATCCAGTCCTGGGAACTTACCATCTCCAGAGACAGTGACGAGTGCGCTTTAGCTTCCTGGTGGCTTCTACCAGAGGTCCTGGCTTGTTCAATGGAGTCTCAGATTATCTCTCAGTCCATATGTAAAAGCCCCTCACATATTTGGAGACATACCATGAATCCACATCTTCTTTGCTCAATGGGGAAGTACTTTACTGGAACCAACTTAGATTTTAGGTTTGTGGATAAgtggcattttaaaatttctttcttgggaaccaaacccaaatGAAGAGACTTGTGTATGGTGGACAGGTGCTCTACTACAGAGAGACCTTCTAGATCAGGTTTCTGATGTTCTAGAGTACAATGCATCCAGGCTTGGGGGAACCTTTCTGTAAGGTTTGTCTCATGATTTTCCCGTGGAACTTGTCATGCATTACAGTTGAAATAGTTCACTGCTGCTTTTGTTGTGGGTCTTCTTggtttctctccccacctcccccccccccggcccccgtCTCcaccgtgtatgtgtgtgtgtgtgtgtaggggggatgtaggatgtgtgtaggtgtgtgaaaCAGGTGTCACCatttagccttggctggcctagaatttactatgtagactaggatgcctctgcctcccaagtgctgggattaaaggtctgtgtcaCAGTGCCCAGCTTGTCTGGTTTTCTAAGACTGGGACTCTGCCTGTAGCAGGCCCAATATGCTGGCCTCTGTTTTtagtttctcaagtgctgggattacagatgtgcaccaccacacctggcaggaaTTTCCTATTTTATCTTTGCTCTCGAATTTCACTCTGTGActtcagaggcaggctgatctttgAGTCAAGGCCAGGCTcttctacagagctagttccagaacagtcaaggctacacagagaaaccctgtctcaaaacaaaagaaaaaacaaaacaaaacagaaaacaacaaagaggCAACTTGCTGGAGGCCCCTGAGCACAATCTCCAGCACCCaaggaacaataaaaaaaatctaaccccTGTTTCCAAGGAGCTGTCCTGAACAGCAAATGGGCTGAGTACACAGCCGTCTCCCTGGCCCATGAACAGAGAGACATTCTGTTCACTGCTCTGCTGCCTGAGTACCAAAGTCTGGGCTGAAGCTACTATATTCACAAAGAAGCTGGTTCACTTCTCACCTCAATGAAAATCAAACATCCTAACCTGTTACATTGTCTTGTGTTAGGATTCTCAACTTCCAGACTTATTTAAATACAGGACCTTAGCTGGCctgtggtgacatatgcctttagtcccagcacttgggaggtagggcaaacctcttgagttcaaggccagcctgatctacagaatgagttccagggtagtcagagttacacagagtaaccctgtctcaaaaaaaattttttttttaaatttttaattgtatagCTGCAAGAGCAGGTGCCTGAGGAGTTAGAATTCcagatgtgagccacctgactggaattgaactcaagtcctctagaagaacagcaagtgctcttaaccactgagccatctctccagtcttcttCCAGATTCTCAGTCTTAGCTTTTAGTAATGTTCTTTCTTGGTCTTACTATGTGCTCCCCACCACcactttttcattcatttatttacctgGGGAGAAGGTGAGACACATGGCCCACAGAGCATATGTGGAGCTCCGAGAACACCTTGCCAGTTCTCTCCTCGCACATGTatccagggatcaagctcaggtcttcaggcttggcagtaagtacCTTAATTGCTGGGCCCCACACAGTGATGGCCAACAAGTGTTTCCATTTCCTAAGGAGGCTCTGAGTCCTTCGCCAAACACCAACCCAGTAGATCTGTTCTACCAGGAAACCTTAGAGGTACCTGTTCCGTCTTTTGTCAGGTTCTTCAGTCTGTCTCATTGGTAGTTTCCACTTTTAGTGGAATACACAGACACAAGAAGGATCAGTGGCTCAGCTGTCCGTCTTCCTCACCCTGATCATTACCTGTTCTCCTGTGAGCTTTAATCTGCTTTTACAAAGTTTGCCTTAAGTTTAAGTTTCCaatcttcttctctttttaatttttttactttttaattgtgtatgtgtgtgctgggggaagGGTTATGCAGGTGAGTGCAGATCCCTTGCAGCTGGAGTTAATGGTGGTGGTAAACCAGCCAACATGGGTGTGGGGACCAAATGGATCTTTTGAGACAAGAGCAGTTtttgctcttaactactgagccatctctccagcccttccttcttGTCTCTGGAGAAAGCTTGACTTTGTCTACCTCTTTGTACACTCCCAAGTCCCTTTCTTGGGAGTGGGACTTTTTCCTCCTTTCAATTGTTGGAAGTGGGTGAGCATAAAACACTGAGAGTCAGGGTGTTCAGCATTCCCATCGGTCAGTGTTCTTGTGATGCCTTGGCTCTGAGGCAGTTTAAAGATCTGAACTCTGTGCCTTTCCCAACACCATGTTACTTACTGAAAGCAGAGAGAGCCTGCTAGTTCTGCCCTAAGAAGTGGAAGGGGGAGGATGGTCAGACATGAAAGCCTACTGAGTTTCTAGGAGTAACCAATGGGCCCCATGAGTCTGCGTAGGGAAGCACCAAACATACCAGAGATTCTCTTGATAGTTTAATGTTATATTTGCAGCATAAATAAGGCACAGTATATGTCAGGgcaaaggatggagggagaaggcAAGGCTGGGTGATAACTGCTAAATGGCatggggggaaggaagaagggatagTTATGGAGAAGAGCTGAaagcccctgcctcagccccgCCCCAGGAGATTGTGAGAGCCTGCTCACAGGGGTCATGCTGAATTGGGTGGAGGGAAAGGACAGAGACACTTTTGTAACAAAACAGCCCAGAGCACTGTATCCTCCCACCCGTCAGAGTCTACCCTGGGGCCTGGGGAGGCCCAGGCTGGGTTGAGTCCCTTGAGGGTGGAGAGGTATTGCTACATGTCAAAAGGGTACAGAACAGAGCTATATTCATAGGTACACATGGCTTTCTTCTCAACATACACTCTATCAGGGTGTAGGAGGCTCCACTGTTGGGGTGGAGGCTAATCTTCCTGTAAGAGATGTGGTGTGTGAACAGGGAAGAAATGGACAACTAAGGCTCCTGCTGAttttgttgtctgtctgttttgagacagggtctctctgcatagctatgattggctttgaactccctatgtagaccaggctggtcttgaacacaaagagatctgcctgcctctgcttccctcaaaagtgctgggatcaaaggcatgtgccaccaccactcctggccttcCTGCTGGCTAAAGTCACTAAGAATGCAGAACTAGTAGCTTGCAAGGAAATATGAGTCCAGACCAATGCAGGCAAGAGTTTTACAGCTAAGactagaaggaagaccaacctaGAATTTGAGATGAGTAATGTGGTGGTGGCTGTTTtaatggaagaggaggaaggactgggggaaataaaaatatcaattctaAGGCAGAGAAGACATTTAAAGTAATCGTTGTCACCCCAGAGTTAAGATGCTCCCAGCCTGTCCGCTAAGGACTGTCATGCATTAGTGTGGACCAGTAGCAGAGACTGTTAGTTAAAGCTCACCTTCAGAGTGGCCAGCTCAGGAGGTTGGGATAGCCAAGAGAGTAC is a window from the Mus pahari chromosome 17, PAHARI_EIJ_v1.1, whole genome shotgun sequence genome containing:
- the Npff gene encoding pro-FMRFamide-related neuropeptide FF, which translates into the protein MDSKSAAMLLLLLLLLNWSHTEEAGSWGEDQVFAEEDKGRHPPQYAHTPGRIQTPGSLLRVLLQAMETPRRSPAFLFQPQRFGRSTWGSWSKEQLSPQARQFWSLAAPQRFGKK